In one Nicotiana sylvestris chromosome 8, ASM39365v2, whole genome shotgun sequence genomic region, the following are encoded:
- the LOC138875613 gene encoding uncharacterized protein, with protein sequence MFLDGAANFKGVGIRAVLVSEIGQHYRVSAKLRFPCTNNMAEYEVCIMGLNLAIDMNIQELLVIGDSDFLVHQVQGEWATKNTKILPYVYHVQELIKRFMKIEFKHVPRVQNEFADALATLSFMIQHPDKNFIDPIPVRIHNQPAYCAHIEEEMDGKPWFHDIKEYLAKG encoded by the coding sequence atgttcttagatggggctgcaaacttcaaaggagtgggcattagagcagttttggtatcagaaataggtcaacattacCGGGTATCCGCAAAGCTTAGGTTtccgtgcaccaataatatggcagaatatgaggttTGCATTATGGGGCTTAATCTGGCCATtgatatgaatatacaagagttactggtaattggtgattcggattttctggtacatcaggttcaaggagaatgggctacgaaaAACACTAAGATACTACCATACGTGTATCATGTGCAAGAATTAATTaagaggttcatgaagatagaattcaaacatgttccaagagTGCAGAATGAGTTCGCAGACGCACTAGCCACCTTGTCAttcatgatacaacatccagataagaatttcattgatcccatcccggtgaggatccataatcaaccagcttattgtgctcatattgaagaagaaatggatggaaagccttggttccacgacatcaaagaatatttggcaaaaggataA